A single window of Microplitis demolitor isolate Queensland-Clemson2020A chromosome 7, iyMicDemo2.1a, whole genome shotgun sequence DNA harbors:
- the LOC103570938 gene encoding SET and MYND domain-containing protein 4, which produces MLENDDIEIASYFKSNLLACRQAIDEDFKKFASLNTNGERVSFLLSHPEAHYLTLEVENCPVKNIENALKIKETGNKYFGQGNYLQALEIYSNAILVTPKKDLGIFLANRSAALYNLDLHELALSDANEAFQIGYPKELAYKLEERRARCYLALKNNTQAIESFKKTLINLDDTKLLLEKKQKLEMDIRMMLAVMEKGKELNKSNKNKNNLVKQSTSRSELPKIVDCNPLYPNCSSAVEIRETADAGRHGIATRDIEPGEVLIVEKPHSAMLLGEYRLKNCQYCFKKNVAPYPAACDTCAIIAYCSTRCRDDDSKAHLNECKLLAPLWLSNVSVTCLLAIKAILQKPWSKLKALKDDFYKTRSSFRPTAEHTFKGSDYLSYWSLVTHESERTIDDLFHRAYMTAWLLRVLKLSSYLPDNVKSQPGEPLTEDELYAADLLCHHLQLLQFNTHEISEIVKPRGEINLAKCKNNFIGGGLYPTPALLNHSCNPGIVRYFVGTTMIVRSIRTIRKGTEVCDNYGPHFATTEESDRKRKLRLNYWFDCNCEACDQHWPLLNEINPKLLRFRCETGAACGNVLRVNVDSNEFMANCSKCGKSTNIMKGLKALQDTDALFKVASRHLEDGENSEALDTYLKILKILDETLALPIKDYYLCQQGVKLTMLPLGNTAVI; this is translated from the exons ATGTTAGAGAACGATGACATCGAGATCGCAAGTTACTTTAAGTCAAATTTGCTGGCTTGTCGGCAAGCGATCGACGaggatttcaaaaaattcgcgTCTCTAAATACCAATGGCGAGCGGGTCTCTTTTTTGCTCAGCCATCCCGAGGCTCATTATCTTACTCTCGAGGTCGAAAACTGTCCAGTGAAAAACATCGAGAATGCGCTGAAAATAAAGGAAAccggaaataaatatttcggaCAGGGTAATTATTTGCAGGCacttgaaatttattcaaatgctATTTTGGTGACTCCCAAGAAAG atcTAGGAATATTTTTAGCAAACCGTTCCGCGGCTCTGTACAATCTAGATCTACATGAACTAGCGCTCTCGGACGCAAATGAAGCCTTTCAAATCGGATATCCCAAAGAACTGGCATATAAATTAGAAGAGCGACGCGCCCGATGTTATCTCGCACTTAAAAACAACACGCAGGCCATTGAGTCATTCAAAAAAACTCTGATAAATTTAGACGATACCAAATTACTGCTGGAGAAGAAGCAGAAACTGGAGATGGACATACGGATGATGCTGGCAGTGATGGAAAAAGGAAAGGAGTTGAAtaaatcaaacaaaaacaaaaacaatctagtcaaACAATCAACGTCTAGAAGCGAACTTCCAAAAATAGTTGACTGCAATCCGCTTTACCCGAACTGCAGTTCCGCGGTCGAGATCCGCGAGACAGCGGATGCGGGAAGACACGGGATCGCGACGCGCGACATTGAACCGGGGGAAGTTTTGATAGTCGAAAAGCCACACAGTGCGATGTTGCTTGGGGAATACAGACTGAAAAATTGCCAGTactgctttaaaaaaaatgtcgcgCCGTATCCAGCGGCGTGCGATACCTGCGCTATCATCGCGTACTGCAGCACCCGGTGCCGCGACGACGACAGCAAAGCGCATCTCAATGAATGCAAACTTCTGGCCCCTTTATGGCTGTCCAACGTTTCCGTCACCTGCCTGTTGGCCATCAAAGCAATTCTGCAAAAGCCGTGGTCCAAACTGAAGGCTTTGAAAGATGATTTTTACAAAACTAGATCATCTTTCAGACCTACCGCTGAGCATACTTTCAAGGGAAGTGACTACTTGTCTTATTGGTCTCTCG tgactCATGAGAGTGAAAGAACTATCGATGATTTATTCCACCGCGCTTATATGACAGCATGGTTGCTACGAGTACTGAAATTAAGTTCTTATCTTCCGGATAACGTTAAATCACAGCCGGGAGAACCGCTCACTGAAGACGAATTATATGCAGCAGATCTACTGTGCCATCATTTGCAACTTTTGCAATTTAATACTCATGAAATTTCCGAGATAGTGAAGCCCAGAGGGGAAATTAATTTGGccaaatgtaaaaataattttattggcgGTGGGTTGTATCCAACTCCTGCGCTATTGAATCATTCTTGTAATCCAGGGATTGTTcg ttattttgtaGGCACAACAATGATAGTTCGTTCAATTCGAACAATAAGAAAAGGTACTGAAGTTTGCGACAATTACGGGCCTCATTTCGCGACAACAGAGGAATCGGATCGCAAACGAAAATTACGATTGAATTATTGGTTCGACTGCAACTGCGAAGCTTGCGACCAACACTGGCCGCTACTCAATGAAATAAATCCCAAATTattgag ATTTAGATGCGAGACAGGAGCAGCCTGCGGCAATGTTCTGCGAGTGAACGTCGACTCAAATGAATTTATGGCCAACTGCAGCAAGTGCGGTAAGAGCACAAATATTATGAAAGGATTAAAAGCTCTTCAGGACACTGACGCGCTCTTCAAAGTCGCCTCGAGACATCTTGAAGACGGCGAGAACTCCGAGGCGCTggatacttatttaaaaatattgaaaattcttGACGAGACTCTTGCGCTGCCCATCAAAGACTACTATCTCTGTCAGCAGGGTGTCAAACTCACCATGCTGCCGCTCGGCAACACGGctgtgatataa
- the LOC103570939 gene encoding aquaporin AQPAn.G isoform X1, producing MPTKPVGKRESYLQLWREFVGHHNAYNNAAQRRVVFISPAAMNIATVVPVPDTPIDDSVSEQDANSYKGRAKDFLGLEEVSKIEFLVPLFSEALGTFLLVLIGCASCLTWEETKPPTVIHIAFTFGLAVAALAQVLGPVSGCHVNPAVTAGLVVSGKCSLLRAICYIVCQCCGAIAGAAVLKVVIPPAITSHGIGATSLGDGIDSGQGILMEAIVTFLLVLVVHATTDPKRRDTVGWAPLAIGLTITVAHMAAVPVTGSSMNPARSFGPAVILGSWTHQWIYWVGPVVGGIVAGGLYKLGLRAKSKDDDEASYDF from the exons ATGCCTACTAAGCCAGTTGGTAAACGAGAGTCGTATTTGCAACTTTGGCGAGAGTTTGTTGGCCATCATAACGCTTATAATAACGCCGCTCAAAGGCGCGTTGTTTTTATt TCGCCGGCTGCTATGAACATTGCGACGGTTGTTCCAGTTCCTGATACTCCGATTGATGATTCAGTGAGTGAGCAGGATGCGAATTCTTATAAAGGAc gcgCAAAAGATTTCTTAGGATTAGAAGAagtttcgaaaatcgagttctTAGTTCCACTATTCAGTGAAGCACTCGGTACATTTTTATTGGTTTTAATTGGATGTGCATCATGCCTCACATGGGAGGAAACAAAACCACCGACAGTAATTCACATCGCATTTACATTTGGTCTCGCAGTTGCTGCACTAGctcag GTCTTGGGACCAGTGTCTGGATGTCATGTGAACCCTGCGGTGACGGCGGGTCTTGTCGTTAGTGGTAAATGTTCATTGTTGAGAGCGATTTGTTATATTGTTTGTCAATGTTGTGGTGCTATTGCTGGTGCTGCtgttttgaaa GTCGTCATACCGCCGGCGATTACCTCCCACGGAATAGGAGCGACGTCATTGGGCGATGGTATAGATAGTGGTCAGGGAATTCTAATGGAAGCAATAGTAACTTTTCTTTTGGTCCTCGTTGTCCACGCAACCACTGATCCAAAACGTCGCGATACCGTCGGCTGGGCCCCTTTGGCCATCGGGCTGACAATAACTGTCGCTCATATGGCCGCGGTTCCTGTCACGGGCAGCAGCATGAATCCCGCGAGGTCTTTTGGGCCTGCGGTGATTCTGGGATCTTGGACTCATCAGTGGATTTATTGGGTCGGTCCGGTCGTTGGCGGGATTGTTGCCGGTGGGCTTTACAAATTAGGACTTAGAGCCAAGTCCAAGGATGACGATGAAGcttcttatgatttttaa
- the LOC103570939 gene encoding aquaporin AQPAn.G isoform X2 yields MSKSWKGAKDFLGLEEVSKIEFLVPLFSEALGTFLLVLIGCASCLTWEETKPPTVIHIAFTFGLAVAALAQVLGPVSGCHVNPAVTAGLVVSGKCSLLRAICYIVCQCCGAIAGAAVLKVVIPPAITSHGIGATSLGDGIDSGQGILMEAIVTFLLVLVVHATTDPKRRDTVGWAPLAIGLTITVAHMAAVPVTGSSMNPARSFGPAVILGSWTHQWIYWVGPVVGGIVAGGLYKLGLRAKSKDDDEASYDF; encoded by the exons atgagtaaatcGTGGAAAG gcgCAAAAGATTTCTTAGGATTAGAAGAagtttcgaaaatcgagttctTAGTTCCACTATTCAGTGAAGCACTCGGTACATTTTTATTGGTTTTAATTGGATGTGCATCATGCCTCACATGGGAGGAAACAAAACCACCGACAGTAATTCACATCGCATTTACATTTGGTCTCGCAGTTGCTGCACTAGctcag GTCTTGGGACCAGTGTCTGGATGTCATGTGAACCCTGCGGTGACGGCGGGTCTTGTCGTTAGTGGTAAATGTTCATTGTTGAGAGCGATTTGTTATATTGTTTGTCAATGTTGTGGTGCTATTGCTGGTGCTGCtgttttgaaa GTCGTCATACCGCCGGCGATTACCTCCCACGGAATAGGAGCGACGTCATTGGGCGATGGTATAGATAGTGGTCAGGGAATTCTAATGGAAGCAATAGTAACTTTTCTTTTGGTCCTCGTTGTCCACGCAACCACTGATCCAAAACGTCGCGATACCGTCGGCTGGGCCCCTTTGGCCATCGGGCTGACAATAACTGTCGCTCATATGGCCGCGGTTCCTGTCACGGGCAGCAGCATGAATCCCGCGAGGTCTTTTGGGCCTGCGGTGATTCTGGGATCTTGGACTCATCAGTGGATTTATTGGGTCGGTCCGGTCGTTGGCGGGATTGTTGCCGGTGGGCTTTACAAATTAGGACTTAGAGCCAAGTCCAAGGATGACGATGAAGcttcttatgatttttaa